GACCAGACCCTGGCACAGTTCGTCGGACCTGAGGTCGTGGTGGCAGCCGGCGGACCTGACGCCGTGGCCCTCGATGGCGGCGACGGCACGGTCCAGGTCGGCCTGTGTCAGGCGCGACGTGTCGGCCCGTTCCTCTGCTGCCGGGTCATCGAACAGGTAGGAGCCGATGGCAACGTCGGCGCCAGCTTTGGCCAGCGCCAGGGCGACAGCGTGGCCCTGGCCCGAGGCGCCGCCGGTGACGACGGCGGCGCGGCATTCAAGAAAACGATCGGTCATGATGGACTCCCGATGATCACGCCGAGACGATACCCTCTGCGGGAACACGGGTCATTAGGGGGGCGACCATGATTTATGCCGAGTACATCGAACGCGACCGTTTTATGCCGATGGAGATTTTCCGGCGTTTCGCCGACCAGTCGTCATGGACCGATCCGGACGACGGCATGGTCGGCAACTTCGGCCGCACCATGCGCATGGGCCCGACGCCAGCCTACATGTGCTTCTGGCAGTGCAAGGGTATGGAACGCATGGACGAGTGGGAGGCCCACTTCCGCTCGCCCGAAGCAGCGATGGATGCCGCGGAGCAAGCGACCTTTCGCGCCATCCATCTGGCGCGCGGCGGTTGTTATGACGAACTCGTCGAGGGTCCGCCCGTCGATCGCGACGGTCTGATCTGTATCGAGTATTTCGCCGCGCCCGAGAGCGCACCCGCCGATACGATTGCCGACCACTTCAAGGCGCGCGCTGCCCATCATCCCGAAGCCGCCCTCAACTTCGTCCTGCGGCGGATTGGCCGCCTGGGTCCCAACCCAGGCTGCCTGGCGGTTTGGACGTTTGCCGACTATGCGGCGATGGAGCCGTTTCAGCGCGTCAGTCTGGACGACGACCCCTTCCGGCCCGAGGAGACAGGGATCTATCGTTGGATGGGCAAGGACATTCTCTAGTCGCAAAGACGCGGCGGCCGGTCCTTTGACCAGCCGCCACGCCCGAGGTGATAGGACGGTTAGCGTGCGCTCTTCAGGGCATCACCCAGGAGCCACACCGCAACCGCGAGCAGCACCGTGTCCTTGATGATGAACTGACCGGGCACGACGGAAAGCGCCGGGAACCCGCCCAGGCTCGCTTCCCAGCCGGGCGCGGTGAAGAGGAAGCTGAGTGTCACGACGAAGGTTGCGATAGCGCCCAAGGCACCGAGCACGGCGGCGCTGCGCAGCCACAGTCCGGCGACGATCAAAAGCGCCGTTGCGATTTCGACGGTGCCGATCAGGTTCGACACGCCTTGCAGGCTCAGCACGTCGTAGAGCCAGCTTGTGAACGGGCTCGATGCGACCAGGCCCTCGATGGCGCCGGCTTCATAGGCCGTGAACTTCATGGCGCCGATCCAGCCGAGGACGCCGGCGACGGTGAATCGTGCCGCGTGTTTGCCATAGAGTGACAGGCGGTCGCCGAGATCGGCGATATCGTCACTGATGGCGGAATGCCGTGTGATGCGGGAATGGGATGTGGTCTCTGCCGTATTGGTCATAGCTCTGGTCTCCTTGTGGTCTCGGATCGTCAAGGCGGGAAAAACCCTTGTTCTTGACCGATCGGTCATTATCTTGTCCTGTGAAACGGCGGTTATGGCCGTCGATAGTTCGCAGATGGATATTCATGACCGATTGGTCAAGAAATAGGGTGATCACAAATGGGTGAGACCAAACCGCTGGGTCGGCCGCGAGAGTTCGACGAAGACGATGCCCTCGCGACCATCCTCGACGCCTTCTGGAAACAAGGCTTTGCCGGTACCTCCATGAGCGATCTGGTCGCCGCGACCGACCTCAGGAAAGGCAGCCTTTATGCGGCCTTTGGCGACAAACACGCGATGTATCTGAAAGCGCTGGCGCTCTATGAGGCGACTGCTGTCGAGGGCGCGTTCGCGCTGCTGACGGGGCCGGGGGCGCCCTTGGAACGTCTTGACCAATTCCTCAGTCTGCCGATCACGGTGATTGCCGAGGCAAAGGACCGGCGGGGCTGTTTCCTGTGCA
The sequence above is a segment of the Pseudomonadota bacterium genome. Coding sequences within it:
- a CDS encoding TetR/AcrR family transcriptional regulator, which gives rise to MGETKPLGRPREFDEDDALATILDAFWKQGFAGTSMSDLVAATDLRKGSLYAAFGDKHAMYLKALALYEATAVEGAFALLTGPGAPLERLDQFLSLPITVIAEAKDRRGCFLCNASVDQALLDPETERAVKAGFRRLARGLEAALSELAVGKQRAGQVKAQAQHLLSVYFGLRVMAKGGQSVKALTEAKRAALDGLLAGA
- a CDS encoding DUF417 family protein yields the protein MTNTAETTSHSRITRHSAISDDIADLGDRLSLYGKHAARFTVAGVLGWIGAMKFTAYEAGAIEGLVASSPFTSWLYDVLSLQGVSNLIGTVEIATALLIVAGLWLRSAAVLGALGAIATFVVTLSFLFTAPGWEASLGGFPALSVVPGQFIIKDTVLLAVAVWLLGDALKSAR